One halophilic archaeon DL31 genomic region harbors:
- a CDS encoding CBS domain containing protein (PFAM: Cystathionine beta-synthase, core~KEGG: hbo:Hbor_13320 transcriptional regulator, contains C-terminal cbs domains) codes for MPRDLYDCTAAELATHSVEHLEHDTPPSDVAEWLAESGYDAAPVYADDDPSGFIHKHDVTTDDDGNTLDDHLTPLTIDYMISGDTSFTAVLSALIEKPVYFLGGHNHVTGILTRADLNTAPARIYLFDRITYLEEHLRELILDTKPDWKTTPVTADELDDIEDRYEDAQAANVALDELHYAQFSTLETITTSVEACWQTCGLSTKGGADSRLHEVTQLRNDVAHANLLVENTDSNGFLSSGRTTENLYNTLETIHDILSNLQEAGYAPETVEAQHTV; via the coding sequence GTGCCCCGTGACCTCTACGACTGTACCGCAGCCGAACTCGCAACCCACTCTGTCGAACATCTTGAACACGACACGCCACCAAGCGACGTCGCCGAGTGGCTCGCTGAGAGCGGCTACGACGCCGCCCCCGTCTACGCTGACGACGACCCGAGTGGATTCATCCACAAACACGATGTCACCACCGACGACGACGGCAACACCCTCGACGACCACCTCACCCCGCTGACCATCGACTACATGATCAGCGGCGACACCTCGTTCACAGCCGTCCTATCCGCACTCATCGAGAAACCCGTCTACTTTCTCGGCGGCCACAACCACGTCACCGGTATCCTCACCCGCGCCGATCTCAACACCGCCCCAGCGCGCATCTACCTATTCGATCGCATCACCTACCTCGAAGAACACCTCCGCGAACTCATCCTCGACACGAAACCCGACTGGAAAACCACGCCCGTCACCGCCGACGAACTCGACGACATCGAAGACCGATACGAAGACGCACAAGCCGCCAACGTCGCCTTAGACGAACTCCACTACGCCCAATTCTCTACGCTCGAAACCATCACCACCAGCGTCGAAGCCTGCTGGCAAACCTGCGGGCTCTCCACGAAAGGCGGTGCAGACTCCCGACTCCACGAAGTCACCCAACTCCGCAACGACGTCGCCCACGCCAACCTCCTCGTCGAAAACACGGACAGCAACGGGTTCCTCAGTAGCGGCCGCACCACAGAAAACCTCTACAACACCCTCGAAACCATCCACGACATCCTCTCAAACCTGCAGGAGGCCGGATACGCCCCAGAGACAGTAGAGGCACAACACACGGTGTAG
- a CDS encoding hypothetical protein (KEGG: hbo:Hbor_13330 hypothetical protein), translated as MPKGHFESSGASIEYGAAGCLLPVDDLDATVLQYRDAQIALDDVDGSDVIIVAPTSLATSYFLTGHALTAVPVGSLSTAVQTQLATELDDPVDTFEFIQIGKWNSTSVNHSLAEFTDA; from the coding sequence ATGCCCAAAGGGCATTTTGAATCATCGGGGGCGAGTATCGAGTACGGTGCTGCTGGCTGTCTTTTGCCCGTCGATGACCTGGATGCGACGGTGCTCCAGTACCGAGATGCCCAGATCGCGCTCGACGACGTCGATGGATCAGACGTCATCATCGTCGCCCCGACGAGTCTTGCAACCAGTTACTTCCTCACCGGGCACGCGCTCACCGCAGTCCCCGTCGGCAGTCTCTCCACTGCAGTTCAGACCCAACTCGCCACCGAGCTTGACGACCCGGTAGACACGTTCGAGTTCATCCAGATCGGTAAGTGGAACAGTACCAGTGTAAATCATTCTCTCGCTGAGTTCACCGACGCCTGA
- a CDS encoding hypothetical protein (KEGG: hbo:Hbor_13340 hypothetical protein): protein MAIPEKDELPFYDADEHDTMTEEERVEMYQAWAEYRENLRTGTKLGE, encoded by the coding sequence ATGGCGATACCTGAGAAGGACGAACTCCCGTTCTACGACGCGGACGAGCACGACACGATGACAGAAGAGGAACGGGTCGAAATGTATCAGGCGTGGGCTGAGTACCGGGAGAATCTCCGTACTGGAACGAAACTTGGCGAGTGA
- a CDS encoding ADP-ribosyl-(dinitrogen reductase) hydrolase (KEGG: hbo:Hbor_13350 ADP-ribosylglycohydrolase~PFAM: ADP-ribosylation/Crystallin J1) — translation MDSDRARGMLLGLACGDALGRPVEFTSASEISAEHGRLDEMVGHGTWNQPAGTITDDTEQALCIARSLVEHQTFGPADVADRFVAWYDSGPFDIGRMTMRSLSRLKHGDTWDDAGQHVWEQSREGQNAGNGSAMRCPPLAIPYATDWDRLVEVSRQSSQITHADPRCTDGCAILNLTVAGLLEDADTPLQDALDYVGADAPEELVMSLQPLARGDAPGTLETSGYVVHTLQTALHDGLVADSAEDAIVTAVNRGGDTDTIGAITGAVAGARFGASQLPDRWLGAIDEVDELEGLATQLTNVG, via the coding sequence ATGGATTCAGATCGAGCGCGTGGAATGCTACTTGGGTTAGCATGCGGAGACGCGCTCGGACGGCCAGTCGAGTTTACGTCTGCGTCGGAAATCAGTGCTGAGCACGGCCGGCTCGACGAGATGGTCGGGCACGGCACGTGGAACCAGCCAGCCGGGACGATCACAGACGACACCGAGCAGGCGCTGTGTATCGCACGAAGTCTGGTAGAACACCAAACGTTCGGTCCGGCGGATGTCGCTGACCGGTTTGTCGCGTGGTACGATAGCGGGCCGTTCGATATCGGACGGATGACGATGCGGTCGCTCAGCCGTCTCAAACACGGTGACACGTGGGACGACGCAGGCCAGCACGTGTGGGAGCAGAGCCGGGAAGGCCAGAACGCAGGCAACGGGAGCGCGATGCGGTGTCCACCGCTCGCCATCCCGTACGCGACGGACTGGGACCGACTCGTCGAGGTAAGTCGGCAGTCCTCACAGATCACGCACGCTGACCCACGATGTACTGATGGCTGTGCGATCCTGAATCTCACAGTGGCTGGCCTCCTTGAAGATGCGGACACGCCGTTGCAGGACGCGCTTGACTACGTCGGTGCGGACGCGCCTGAGGAGCTCGTGATGTCACTCCAACCGCTCGCTCGTGGCGACGCACCTGGAACGCTGGAAACGTCAGGGTACGTCGTGCATACACTGCAGACGGCACTCCACGATGGCCTCGTCGCGGACAGTGCCGAGGACGCGATTGTGACGGCGGTGAATCGTGGCGGTGATACGGATACGATTGGCGCGATTACTGGCGCAGTCGCTGGCGCGCGGTTCGGAGCGTCACAGCTTCCGGATCGATGGTTGGGTGCTATCGACGAGGTCGACGAACTCGAAGGACTGGCAACCCAGCTTACCAACGTAGGGTAA
- a CDS encoding transposase (ISH3) (KEGG: hla:Hlac_3628 transposase (ISH3)), with protein MSKTKQADGEIHEDQLLNFLVNRLDEEVSLSLANNAEITAEDIYEVLVGACADGTSVSTLCASSQNSPAGNTVLYHLRTKFEPERLERVANTLLRKDLDELLPEQVEVCADLHLRPYYGDEDDTDGLYHSVAKRGTTAFHAYATLYARVKNKRYTLAVRRLKDGDTASSVLAEFFGVLDGLDAGVKAVYLDRGFYDSKCLTLLQAHNYAYVIPIIRWGEAIQQELSEGWSRVIQHDLTGKLDGHSWTVDFPVYIDCTYLNGKYDENGVARHGYAADAPFIDSPRDARYHYSKRFGIESSYRLFEQAIATTTTRDPTVRLLYVVVSLLLQNVWRYLHYEYVATPRRGGRRLWWWPYKEFVNMIRRAAWTALAVRRAVPANRPPDDRFHR; from the coding sequence GTGTCTAAAACCAAACAAGCAGACGGTGAGATCCACGAGGACCAGCTTCTTAACTTTCTCGTCAACCGCCTTGACGAGGAAGTTTCGCTCTCGTTAGCCAATAACGCTGAAATCACTGCTGAAGACATCTATGAGGTCCTCGTCGGCGCTTGCGCCGACGGGACCTCTGTCTCTACGCTCTGTGCGTCGAGCCAGAACTCACCCGCTGGGAACACGGTCCTCTACCATCTTCGGACGAAGTTCGAGCCGGAACGGCTCGAACGAGTCGCTAACACGCTCCTGCGAAAGGATCTCGATGAATTGCTCCCCGAACAGGTGGAGGTCTGCGCAGACCTCCACCTGCGGCCCTACTACGGTGACGAAGACGACACAGACGGCCTCTATCACTCGGTAGCGAAGCGTGGAACCACTGCGTTCCACGCCTATGCCACACTCTACGCGCGTGTGAAGAACAAACGCTACACGCTGGCGGTACGCCGTCTCAAAGACGGCGATACCGCAAGTAGTGTCCTCGCTGAGTTCTTCGGTGTCCTCGACGGCCTTGACGCCGGGGTCAAGGCCGTCTACCTTGATCGCGGATTCTACGACAGTAAGTGTCTCACGCTGCTTCAGGCGCACAATTACGCGTACGTGATCCCGATCATCCGGTGGGGTGAGGCGATTCAGCAAGAGCTCTCGGAAGGATGGAGTCGCGTCATTCAGCATGATCTGACGGGGAAACTCGACGGTCACAGCTGGACCGTCGATTTTCCCGTCTACATCGACTGTACGTACCTAAATGGGAAGTATGACGAGAACGGTGTGGCGCGTCACGGCTACGCCGCTGACGCGCCGTTCATCGACTCACCACGGGACGCTCGATACCACTACTCGAAACGCTTCGGTATCGAGTCAAGCTATCGCTTGTTTGAGCAAGCGATAGCGACAACGACAACACGAGATCCAACGGTACGGCTGCTGTACGTGGTGGTGAGTCTCCTCTTACAGAACGTCTGGCGGTACCTTCACTACGAGTATGTGGCGACGCCCCGCCGAGGCGGGCGTCGCCTCTGGTGGTGGCCGTACAAGGAGTTCGTCAATATGATTCGACGAGCTGCGTGGACGGCCCTCGCGGTGCGTCGGGCCGTCCCCGCGAATCGGCCACCTGACGACCGATTCCACCGCTAA
- a CDS encoding transposase IS4 family protein (PFAM: Transposase, IS4-like~KEGG: hla:Hlac_2780 transposase IS4 family protein): protein MKALPKSQILRFTEKAIHLARRAVSRYSSKFSKHRYTLPQHVVLLCFKVRKNTTYRGLLDELIEMPRIRRALGLAELPTPSTLCKAFNRLDMAVWRVILTLSTALLPTSGVVGVDASGFDRSHASKHYTKRAELTIQQLKVTLLVDAKVNAIIDLHVTTTRKHDSQIAPSLIKRNPEDIDILLGDKGYDDQKIRRLVREYEGRPLIKHREFTPIHKAWNTRLDADLYGQRSQSETVNSTLKRKYGAFVRSRRWWKQFRELTIACIVHNLDRSL, encoded by the coding sequence ATGAAGGCCCTCCCGAAGTCACAGATTCTCCGCTTTACTGAGAAAGCGATCCATCTGGCCCGCCGAGCAGTCTCTCGATACTCCTCGAAGTTTTCCAAACACCGCTATACACTTCCACAGCACGTTGTTCTGCTCTGTTTCAAAGTGCGGAAGAACACGACCTATCGTGGTCTGCTTGATGAACTGATCGAGATGCCACGCATTCGTCGCGCCCTCGGATTAGCTGAACTCCCTACGCCGTCAACGCTCTGTAAGGCGTTCAATCGGCTTGATATGGCTGTGTGGCGTGTCATACTGACTCTCTCAACGGCGCTTCTTCCGACGAGTGGCGTCGTTGGAGTTGATGCGTCAGGGTTCGACCGCAGTCACGCCTCGAAACACTACACGAAACGCGCCGAACTCACGATTCAGCAGCTCAAAGTGACGCTGTTGGTCGATGCGAAGGTGAACGCGATCATCGACCTACATGTGACGACGACACGAAAGCACGACAGCCAGATCGCCCCCTCTTTGATTAAGCGCAATCCCGAGGACATCGATATTCTGCTCGGTGACAAAGGCTACGACGACCAGAAAATCAGGCGACTCGTCCGTGAATACGAGGGTCGCCCACTGATTAAGCACCGTGAGTTCACACCAATTCATAAGGCATGGAACACGCGCTTAGATGCTGATCTTTACGGACAGCGTAGTCAATCCGAGACCGTCAACTCTACGCTCAAGCGGAAGTACGGTGCGTTCGTCCGATCACGACGATGGTGGAAACAGTTCCGTGAACTCACCATCGCCTGTATCGTTCATAATCTCGACCGGTCGCTCTGA
- a CDS encoding UspA domain-containing protein (PFAM: UspA~KEGG: hla:Hlac_2779 UspA domain protein) → MPDNVLVAFDGSPLSESALTHAVENYPNASITAMYVINPIDSIIDVEAGGLPVAEDWYDNAQERATAIQTTATTLASDHDIDLKTVTEVGKPAREIVEYADNHDIDHIVVGSHGRSGIDRAILGSVAERVTRRARIPVTIIS, encoded by the coding sequence ATGCCTGACAACGTTCTCGTCGCGTTCGATGGGTCGCCACTCTCCGAGAGTGCGCTCACACACGCTGTCGAGAACTACCCGAACGCGAGCATTACCGCGATGTACGTCATCAATCCGATCGACTCGATTATCGATGTTGAGGCCGGCGGCCTCCCCGTCGCAGAAGACTGGTACGACAATGCCCAAGAACGAGCAACTGCCATCCAGACAACAGCCACGACTCTCGCATCGGATCACGATATCGACCTCAAGACTGTCACGGAAGTTGGCAAACCGGCACGAGAGATCGTCGAATATGCTGACAACCACGACATCGATCACATCGTCGTAGGAAGTCATGGCCGATCTGGAATCGACCGTGCGATTCTCGGAAGCGTCGCTGAGAGAGTTACCCGCCGAGCACGGATTCCGGTGACGATCATCAGCTGA
- a CDS encoding hypothetical protein (KEGG: hla:Hlac_2778 hypothetical protein), with product MSAADESIRSKAIGAGIGIGVGIGAGWGIVMALIMDGDISIGITIGAGAGLIIALVSGAAVYQTVATE from the coding sequence ATGAGTGCAGCAGATGAATCGATTCGCTCGAAGGCGATCGGTGCGGGAATCGGTATCGGGGTCGGTATTGGGGCCGGATGGGGGATAGTGATGGCGCTGATCATGGACGGAGATATCTCAATAGGAATCACGATTGGGGCGGGTGCTGGATTGATAATCGCACTCGTTTCCGGGGCTGCTGTCTATCAGACTGTAGCAACCGAATGA
- a CDS encoding hypothetical protein (KEGG: hla:Hlac_2777 hypothetical protein), which yields MNEDSEPGVSGKEMGAGMAIGIAIGVAIGAATDNLGLWIALGVALGAGIGAGLSNRE from the coding sequence ATGAATGAGGACAGTGAGCCCGGAGTAAGCGGGAAAGAGATGGGGGCAGGAATGGCGATCGGGATCGCAATCGGCGTTGCTATTGGTGCTGCTACGGATAATCTCGGACTGTGGATTGCACTCGGCGTTGCACTTGGTGCCGGAATTGGGGCTGGTTTGAGTAATCGGGAATAG
- a CDS encoding hypothetical protein (KEGG: hla:Hlac_2776 hypothetical protein), producing MDEERLPLNDVDDAVAWVGDSGLFIACGRQQNNKYTALERFARRHDITFVIPQRVYEELGGAPDRSTPGQTPINSAIDAGWVTVADDPDYTNSTVSRVMDGVRRYIADSSNRNEDHIEKADAALGAVAVNCLLNRDAEFVVVVTTDTDAGEGVVAALDANGFEDRARFKVGFELIDEIT from the coding sequence ATGGATGAGGAACGGTTGCCACTCAACGATGTCGATGATGCGGTCGCGTGGGTCGGTGATTCGGGCTTGTTCATCGCGTGTGGCCGCCAGCAGAACAACAAGTATACTGCGCTCGAACGGTTTGCTCGCCGCCACGACATCACGTTCGTGATTCCACAGCGCGTTTACGAGGAGCTTGGTGGTGCCCCCGACCGGAGCACACCTGGACAGACACCAATCAATAGCGCAATCGACGCCGGCTGGGTCACAGTTGCAGACGACCCAGACTACACGAACAGCACAGTGTCACGCGTGATGGACGGCGTCCGGAGATACATCGCTGACTCGTCGAACCGAAACGAGGATCACATTGAGAAAGCCGATGCAGCGCTCGGAGCCGTCGCCGTCAACTGCCTGCTCAACAGGGATGCAGAGTTTGTCGTCGTTGTAACGACGGATACCGATGCGGGGGAAGGAGTTGTCGCGGCCCTCGATGCAAATGGATTTGAAGACCGCGCCCGGTTCAAAGTTGGATTCGAACTGATTGACGAGATCACCTAA
- a CDS encoding transcriptional regulator TrmB (PFAM: Transcriptional regulator TrmB~KEGG: hla:Hlac_2775 transcriptional regulator TrmB), with protein MSKATGGPERTVNGLLSVARLLEEPRLARLYTFVLRNEEVTIDDIADELDMPRTTAYSDTGTLVDLGALTRDDDQKTHTYGAIPITLTATLDGDEYTVTPTLIAAFGRSPHDQDLDLLLERHDLGKLAAALTYAVPYADGEMSERVAARELDLQYAFGIAVLQALRDVVLNMESVDPYFGDIQDAREQGPSSED; from the coding sequence ATGTCGAAGGCTACCGGCGGACCCGAACGAACGGTCAACGGCCTGCTGTCGGTTGCCCGGCTCCTCGAAGAGCCACGGTTGGCACGCCTCTACACGTTTGTTCTCCGTAACGAGGAGGTCACAATCGACGACATCGCTGACGAGTTAGACATGCCACGGACAACCGCCTACTCGGATACCGGGACTCTCGTCGATCTCGGGGCCCTCACACGAGACGACGACCAGAAGACACACACGTACGGTGCCATTCCGATTACCCTCACCGCGACGCTTGACGGCGACGAGTACACCGTCACACCAACGCTCATCGCCGCGTTCGGTCGTTCCCCCCACGATCAGGATCTCGATCTGCTCCTTGAGCGACACGACCTCGGGAAACTGGCTGCCGCGCTCACCTATGCGGTTCCGTACGCGGATGGAGAGATGTCCGAGCGAGTTGCGGCCCGTGAACTTGACCTCCAGTACGCATTCGGCATCGCAGTGCTACAGGCACTCCGTGATGTCGTTCTCAATATGGAGTCGGTTGACCCATACTTCGGGGACATTCAGGATGCACGCGAGCAGGGTCCAAGTTCTGAGGACTGA
- a CDS encoding hypothetical protein (KEGG: hla:Hlac_2774 hypothetical protein), translating to MPKTRVSQGANGQYKVTVPKGIAEAMALDGQRLEWKVKSGNTLEVTVVNE from the coding sequence ATGCCAAAAACAAGAGTCAGCCAGGGGGCGAATGGACAGTACAAGGTCACTGTTCCGAAGGGTATCGCGGAAGCGATGGCCTTGGATGGCCAACGACTAGAATGGAAAGTCAAGTCGGGGAACACATTGGAGGTGACTGTTGTCAATGAGTGA
- a CDS encoding hypothetical protein (KEGG: hla:Hlac_2773 hypothetical protein): protein MSDVDVLEWDTECWKCERETPVVWPEEGHLNSDVGEKLAEAGEYPVQKVYSKTQGREVWGNICEHCDAYQGNHYIEQEALEQNPPLVECNVCGEMHEWYPDSGMGGAFGQGWIDCPEYGAVPVGDPRGEDDG, encoded by the coding sequence ATGAGTGATGTTGACGTCCTTGAATGGGATACCGAATGCTGGAAGTGTGAACGGGAGACACCCGTTGTTTGGCCAGAGGAGGGGCACCTGAATAGTGACGTAGGTGAGAAGCTAGCGGAAGCAGGTGAGTATCCAGTTCAAAAGGTGTACAGTAAGACCCAGGGGAGAGAGGTTTGGGGGAATATCTGTGAACATTGCGACGCCTACCAAGGGAATCACTACATCGAGCAGGAGGCGCTTGAACAGAATCCACCGCTAGTAGAGTGCAACGTCTGTGGAGAGATGCACGAATGGTATCCCGACAGTGGGATGGGCGGGGCATTCGGACAAGGTTGGATTGACTGCCCCGAGTACGGAGCAGTTCCGGTCGGTGATCCCCGAGGTGAAGACGATGGCTGA
- a CDS encoding Resolvase domain-containing protein (PFAM: Resolvase, N-terminal~KEGG: nmg:Nmag_0364 resolvase domain protein), whose translation MAEVIGYTRLSQDSDTSIERQKRHIREYTDQHEMSLERIYDDGERTSGWDESREEYQKARSRVQSGEIDAVVINDKRRLARDFDETMRLILDLREYGVEAHTFEEGELDLSDPVQAAVEVLQAASEHEAKKKEIERAREAVQERVDKGYDHGRPPIGFRFDNEGKQWVPDRNGQFEIVLEAIHMVEAGSTYREVEDELDIAPATMSSIMDRRDQYLNASKNG comes from the coding sequence ATGGCTGAGGTGATCGGATACACTCGACTCTCACAGGACTCAGATACCTCTATTGAGCGTCAAAAGCGCCACATTCGGGAATACACTGATCAACACGAGATGTCCCTCGAACGGATCTACGACGACGGCGAGCGAACGTCAGGTTGGGATGAGAGCAGAGAGGAGTATCAAAAGGCCCGTAGTCGTGTCCAATCTGGAGAAATTGATGCGGTTGTCATCAACGATAAACGCCGTCTCGCACGCGACTTCGACGAAACGATGAGGCTCATTCTGGATCTCCGTGAATACGGTGTTGAAGCCCATACCTTCGAAGAGGGGGAGCTCGACCTCTCTGACCCGGTCCAGGCTGCCGTCGAAGTCCTCCAAGCAGCCAGCGAACATGAGGCTAAAAAGAAGGAAATTGAGCGCGCACGCGAGGCTGTCCAAGAGCGGGTGGACAAAGGATACGATCACGGTCGCCCTCCAATCGGATTTCGATTCGATAACGAGGGCAAACAATGGGTACCTGATCGGAACGGGCAATTTGAGATCGTACTCGAAGCCATCCATATGGTTGAGGCCGGATCGACTTATCGTGAGGTGGAGGACGAACTGGATATTGCCCCAGCAACGATGTCTAGTATAATGGACAGAAGAGACCAGTATCTCAACGCCAGTAAAAACGGTTAG
- a CDS encoding hypothetical protein (KEGG: hla:Hlac_2771 hypothetical protein) — protein sequence MQQTNASVRVQKLNEAKEIIAELEEQKGMELGGPRGALFRAGGTVDSGHAYRGHLEKAMGETAGLAIEGGYDDVASKAAHLIANLQESQSSDD from the coding sequence ATGCAACAGACAAACGCAAGCGTCCGAGTACAGAAGCTCAATGAAGCAAAAGAAATCATCGCAGAGTTAGAAGAACAGAAAGGAATGGAATTAGGCGGGCCGCGAGGTGCGTTGTTCCGTGCTGGTGGCACTGTGGATTCCGGGCACGCCTACAGAGGGCATCTGGAGAAGGCGATGGGAGAAACAGCGGGTCTCGCTATCGAAGGCGGGTACGATGACGTCGCGTCGAAAGCCGCTCACCTCATCGCAAATCTGCAAGAGAGCCAGTCAAGCGACGACTAA
- a CDS encoding hypothetical protein (KEGG: hla:Hlac_2770 hypothetical protein), whose protein sequence is MTSEIPPEYDDSTVRHYRADGVLTVTHDDETNEHVIKSRGRDQGDKWTRRVPATRTTVDVSEALWSIPDNWTKVYRLTAEYGHDKGIYRIPESGDAVLVSLCHKNSHITDANHTVEAVGSIAWDARAEVDEEALDDAFSHLNGCADEFPDGVREVLQYIRDNPREAVADAEKDAEMHAVDCVTDLETIPVSEFDAFRVTFRSEGGVVSHPEYSSDSEVMEAVRELLSEFNVVPPSPLVSVTVR, encoded by the coding sequence ATGACGTCAGAAATCCCGCCAGAATACGACGATAGCACAGTTCGGCATTATCGCGCCGACGGTGTCCTCACCGTCACGCATGACGACGAAACAAACGAGCATGTCATCAAATCCCGCGGCCGTGATCAGGGTGACAAGTGGACGCGTCGCGTCCCGGCAACCCGGACTACCGTGGACGTAAGCGAGGCCCTATGGAGCATCCCGGACAACTGGACGAAAGTGTACAGGCTCACAGCTGAGTACGGCCATGATAAAGGTATATACCGTATCCCCGAGTCCGGCGACGCGGTCCTCGTGTCGCTATGTCACAAAAACAGCCACATCACTGACGCGAATCACACTGTCGAAGCGGTCGGGAGTATAGCCTGGGATGCTCGTGCAGAAGTTGACGAAGAGGCGCTTGACGATGCTTTCAGCCATCTCAACGGCTGCGCCGATGAGTTCCCCGACGGCGTCCGTGAAGTCCTCCAGTACATCCGTGACAACCCGCGAGAAGCCGTTGCGGACGCTGAAAAGGACGCTGAAATGCACGCGGTAGACTGCGTGACGGATTTGGAGACGATCCCGGTATCCGAGTTTGACGCATTCCGGGTTACCTTCCGGTCCGAGGGGGGAGTCGTGAGTCACCCAGAGTACTCATCTGATAGTGAGGTTATGGAGGCCGTCCGCGAACTCCTCAGCGAGTTCAACGTCGTTCCGCCGTCCCCGCTTGTCTCGGTGACAGTCCGGTAA